The genomic stretch GGCAGACATTAGAAACATTTAGACCAAATGGATCTGTAGGTGTTCATGTGCATTCTTGCCATGTTCCATATTACATGTTCTAGGGCATGTTTTGAAAGATTGTCCAGAAAAAATGCtaggaaacaagaaaatgctagaaaccagaaaattattttcatatacCTTTAAAATTACCTAACTAGCCAACATGCTATGCATGCttaacttttttaatatatctgaTAATCTGTGAGAAATTATGAATCATAAAAGCATTACTTCAGTGTACTAGAATATAGCAGTATAACTATCTTGCATTGTGGTACctcatgagaaaaaaagaaagatatccAAGAAATGCATTAAGACACTTAGCTTATTAATGGCCAGTCATATTTAAGCTCATTTTTCTTGCCCTAGGCTTTTATGATCTAGCAATGgaaaatttttcttcatatttttcagaaataacagaaaattccAAGAAATGGAAGCGGCTGctagtaaaagaagaaaagctgagtATCATCAGGGTTAATAGCTCCTATTTGAGATCCATGAATGATTACAGAGTTACTTTTCTATATCGAACTTTCAAGTTTCATTAATAATATGCTGCCTCTCTGGGACATAGGTGCACTCATGGTACGAAGGCTACTTATTCATCACACGGAATAGAAGAGCTAGAGGAACAATGGCTTCAAAGGTCTCATGCTTATACATTTTGACAGTAGTTTGTTGGGCAAGCGCTCTTTGGTACTTAAGTATAACTCGCCCTACTTCTTCCTACACTGGCCACAGACAGCTCAGTAGCATATCTATAGCCAGAAAAAACGTTTCCTTTGGCAACATAAGAACTCGACCTATAAATCCACATTCCTTTGACTTTCTTATCAATGAACCCAACAAATGTGAGAAGAGTGTCCCTTTCTTGGTCATTCTTATCAGCACAACTCACAAGGAGTTTGATGCAAGGCAAGCCATTCGAGAAACGTGGGGAGACGAAAACAActttaaaggaattaaaatcGCCACGCtatttcttcttggaaaaaacacagatcCTGTGTTAAATCAGATGGTAGAGCAAGAAAGCCAAATTTTTCATGACATTATTGTAGAGGATTTTATCGACTCTTATCATAACCTCACTCTGAAAACGTTGATGGGGATGAGGTGGGTAGCAACGTTTTGTTCAAAAGCAAAGTATGTGATGAAGACAGACAgtgatatttttgtaaatatggATAATCTTATTTATAAGCTGCTCAAACCTAACACCAAGCCAAGGAGAAGGTACTTCACAGGTTATGTTATAAACGGAGGACCAATACGAGATGTTCGCAGTAAGTGGTACATGCCAAGAGATTTGTATCCCGACAGCAATTATCCACCCTTCTGTTCAGGCACCGGCTACATATTTTCAGCTGACGTAGCAGAACTGATTTACAAAACCTCCCTGCATACCAGACTTCTTCATCTTGAAGATGTGTATGTTGGACTCTGTCTTCGGAAGCTGGGCATTCACCCCTTCCAAAACAGTGGCTTCAATCACTGGAAAATGGCTTACAGCTTGTGCAGGTACCGCAGGGTGATCACAGTGCACCAGATAACACCAGAAGAAATGCACAGAATTTGGAATGACATGTCCAGCAAGAAACATCTTAGATGTTAAGATTTTTACAGATGtaaataccttttttaaaattatggtttagcatgtttattttttgacAAAGTGATCTGCTGATTTACAGGTTAAACTGTGGGATATTAACTGCGAGAGGATTTTTAATGACTGATTTTTCGTTCTCATTTTGACTACTGGTTTACAGACTTCAGGCTGTTTTCATAAGGACATTACACCAACCAAAAGGATCTAGAGTCAAATCTCAGATTTTGTATATTATCCTCTATCATGCATATCAGCTCCTGCATCTGTATGTAAAAGGACAGTAATAAACTATCATGAGCTGCTTAACAGTTCATGCCCCAGCCTCTGAGATAAGACTCGGGCCCTAAGAAATGAAGAATTACAAATatacttttattccttttttgaCCCCCTACAACCATCTCTATTTAGAGCTTTGTTAATAAATTGAGTGGTATACATTTGCACTGACCTTATACACTTATCTTGACATGTATATTTTATAGTACAATGCGTGCAATTCCCAAACAGCTTACTGATGATGTAATAGCAGAATTTAGACAGGTAAGAACATCAAAATCTTATAGGCCTTAGAAACAAACCCCATTTCTTTCCACCATCTAAAATAGCCCCTAAAAGATctaatacagttttaaaatgaagtagaaTCTGTAGGTGAAATAAGACAGGAGAGGTGTATGAAAAACtatcttaaaaatacacaataaaAGTATGAatatcttttaatttcaaagcaaGTGCAATGTTTCTCATTAGTATCAGTGGAGCTCTTCATTAAGCATCTTGCATAgcaatatataattatattgaGTGAATAAAGTGTCAATAAGCAGCACATTTTTTCAGCATCAGACAGTACACTATTTACctaaaaaaaagtaacacaaaagcagctttttaagGGTAAGCTCTACTTTTTGCTACAGTACATATATGAATGAGATTCTACCAGATTTTTAATGGTGTAGAAAAGTGGAATTTTGTCCTATAAAAGAATGCAATCAATTTCTGTTGATTGGGCAACAGAGTACATAACAGTTATGTACAACTCTCACAGCAAAATAGAGAGCTTTTAAGAATCACctgtcaaagaaaaacaaattctagCCTTTGTTACAAATCTGCAGCTCCCAGGTTACTCATCACAGAGTGAATACTCACTGAGGTCCCACTCAAGATATCCCCAGAGCATGCAACAGAAATCAAACACAGAAGAATTTATTCACGTTTCATAATATGCTTATGTGTTTTGAATACGAATGTTAATGAAATgtcatgaaaattatttcctgaaaaagtCTTCAATAAATTCAAGCCATCTCTATTCAGCACCACCGCCTTCTAACAAAGAGCTAAAATATAACATGCTCAGTTAATAAGTTGGAATGAAGAATTCACAGACAGGTTACAAAGATATAAAACTCACCAAATGTATTATTAGTTGTAGATTACTCGCACCATccacagcacacacaaaagtcTCATTCATTTCAGCTGGCGTTACGTGTAACATATGAAAAACTGTTAAGTCTGTACGTTATTCAGGATGTCTATAAAGTTGTCAGAAATCAACTGAACaagaatttaaaggaaaactcTGACCTGATTTTGCCATAGGTGTACATAGCACTTTACAACAATAACAGAGGAATGAAGATGCTACCCCAAAAGGTTTGCAGTTTCATAACAAATTGTTAGTCTTATTCACAGATGCAGCGCTATCATTTTGAAAGGAACTACTTGTAAATAAGGTAAAGTGTACCTGGCCTTCAAGCCACAAGCAGTAGCAGTTGTCTCAAA from Pelecanus crispus isolate bPelCri1 chromosome 5, bPelCri1.pri, whole genome shotgun sequence encodes the following:
- the B3GALT1 gene encoding beta-1,3-galactosyltransferase 1, with the protein product MASKVSCLYILTVVCWASALWYLSITRPTSSYTGHRQLSSISIARKNVSFGNIRTRPINPHSFDFLINEPNKCEKSVPFLVILISTTHKEFDARQAIRETWGDENNFKGIKIATLFLLGKNTDPVLNQMVEQESQIFHDIIVEDFIDSYHNLTLKTLMGMRWVATFCSKAKYVMKTDSDIFVNMDNLIYKLLKPNTKPRRRYFTGYVINGGPIRDVRSKWYMPRDLYPDSNYPPFCSGTGYIFSADVAELIYKTSLHTRLLHLEDVYVGLCLRKLGIHPFQNSGFNHWKMAYSLCRYRRVITVHQITPEEMHRIWNDMSSKKHLRC